In Stegostoma tigrinum isolate sSteTig4 chromosome 12, sSteTig4.hap1, whole genome shotgun sequence, the following proteins share a genomic window:
- the rwdd2b gene encoding RWD domain-containing protein 2B, producing MTSPANAEAQLSELELLFSMFPNELSVDDQLALIDLRDYVQTKILIPPTSRLQYTVRLQLDTPNVVCELSCSFPPNYPAVIPEISIRSDALNRTQQAQLNMDLHEYLRQNCRGEICMLNAIEWIKDHATKYMSKETIATENRQPAGTKNVPCTRLWIYSHHIYNKEKRKNILEWAKELSLTGFSMPGKPGVICVEGPQDACEEYWARVKRLTWKRILIRHREDATLDIINNDTEATMQMFRKFTDFEEKIFDVRGTKGNHMDLGQLYQFLNEKECGDVFQLYFGVEGRTL from the exons ATGACCAGCCCTGCTAATGCTGAGGCCCAGCTATCAGAACTGGAACTACTGTTCAGCATGTTTCCGAATGAACTTTCAGTGGATGATCAGTTGGCCCTAATAGATCTCAGAGACTATGTGCAAACCAAGATTCTCATCCCACCAACCTCAAGACTGCAATACACAGTACGACTCCAGCTGGACACTCCTAAT GTAGTTTGTGAATTATCTTGTTCCTTTCCTCCAAACTATCCAGCAGTGATACCAGAAATTTCAATAAG ATCAGACGCTTTAAATAGAACACAGCAAGCACAATTAAATATGGACCTTCATGAGTATCTAAGACAAAATTGTCGTGGTGAGATTTGCATGTTGAATGCAATTGAATGGATCAAAGACCATGCTACCAAATatatgagtaaagaaactattgcaactgaaaacagacaacCTGCTGGAACCAAAAACGTACCTTGTACTCGACTCTGGATCTACAGCCATCACATCTATaataaagaaaagagaaagaatattCTTGAGTGGGCAAAAGAACTTTCACTTACTGGGTTCAGTATGCCTGGCAAACCTGGTGTGATTTGTGTGGAAGGGCCACAGGATGCATGTGAAGAATACTGGGCAAG AGTTAAACGGTTGACCTGGAAAAGGATTCTAATCCGCCACAGAGAAGATGCTACGTTGGACATCATAAACAATGACACAGAGGCTACAATGCAAATGTTTCGCAAATTTACTGattttgaagaaaaaatattTGATGTACGTGGTACTAAGGGAAATCATATGGATCTGGGACAACTGTAccaatttttaaatgaaaaggaATGTGGAGATGTTTTTCAATTGTACTTTGGTGTTGAAGGAAGAACATTGTAA